From Dehalococcoidia bacterium:
GTACGATGAGGCGCTGGCCCTCCCCTCCGAGCACGCCGCCACCCTGGCTCTGCGCTCGCAGCAGATCATCGCCTACGAGACCGGCGTCACGGACACCATCGACCCCGTCGCCGGCTCACACTACGTCGAGCAGCTCACCGACTGGGTCGAACAGGAAGCCGTGCAGTACATCGAGCGCATCGATGCCATGGGCGGCGCCCTCGCTGGCATCGAGGCCGGCTTCCAGCAGCGTGAGATCCACGAGAGCGCCTACCGCATGCAGCGCGCCGTCGAGGAGAAGCGAAAGGTGGTGGTCGGCGTCAACGAGTTCCTGGACGGCGACGACGGCCGCGGCGCCGAAATCCTGCGCGTCGACCCCGAGATCGGCCGCCGCCAGGTCGAGCGCCTGCGCGCCCTGCGCGCGCGGCGCGACGCCGCCAGGGTCGAGGCCAGCCTCGCGCGCATCCGCGCCGCCGCCGAGGGCACGGACAACCTCATGCCCCTCTTCATCGATGCCGTCGAGAACTACGTCACCCTGGGCGAGATCTGCGACGTGCTCCGAGAGGTCTGGGGCGAGCAGCGCGAGTTCGTGGCGGTCTAGCCATGCGCGCCTTCGCCGTCAGCGAAGAGGCCAGTGGCCCTCCCCGCCGGAAGTGCGAAGGCTTCAGGCGCGGGGCAGGTCGAGTGGACCGGGAGTGCATGGAAGTCCGCGGACTACTCGAGGGCTTGCGCCTGAAGGGCCTCCGTTGACTCAGATCACCGCCCACGTCACCGCCCGCCGCATGGCCCGCGCCGCGTCCGAGCTGCTGGCGGCGCTCGACCAGCGCCAGCGCGCCGCCGCGACCTTCGATTTCGCGGCCGAGGAGGAGCGCCGGCGTTGGTCCTACTACCCGCGGGAGTTCCACGGCCTGGCCCTGCGCGACATGAGCGGCGCGCAGGTAAAGCTGACGCACAACCTGATCGAGGTCGCCCTCAGCCTGCCGGCGCAGGCTAAAGCCGTCTCGATCATGGCGCTGGAGAGCGTGCTCGACCGCATCGAAAACCACGCCCGGGACGACCGCGACACGGGGCGTTACTTCGTCAGCTTTTTCGGCGACCCCTCCGGCGCCTTGCCCTGGGGCTGGCGCTTCGAGGGCCATCATGTCTCGCTGCACTTCACGCTCGCCGGGGACGAGCTGCTGGGCTGGACGCCGAACTTTCTCGGCGCCAATCCCGCGCGCCTGACTCACGCCGGCGCTGTGGTCCTGCGGCCGCTGGCGGAGGAAGAGGACCTGGCGCGTGAGCTACTCCTCTCGCTCACCGGGGACCAGCGCGCAAAGGCTGTAATCTGCGACGAAGCGCCGATAGACTTCGTGCTCACGAACGCGGCCCGCGTGCCTCCCCGTCTCCTGCCCGGCGAAGGCCTCCAGCCGGACTTCGCCGGCAACCGGTCCGCCTTCGACAGGCTGACCCCGGCCCAGAAGCAGGCGCTCGCCTTCGACCTTCAGAGGTCGGCAGGCCTGCCTGGCTCGGAATTGGAGGACGCCCAGAGAGACCTTCTCTTCAACCTCGTGCGCGTCTACCTCGACCGCCTGCCGGACGACGCCGCCTCCATGGCGCTGGCCGAACTCGAGGAAGACGTCGTGGGGAGCCTGCACTTCGCCTGGGCCGGGGAGGTCGAGCCGCGCCGGCCGCACTACTACCGCATCCAGGGCCCGCGCTTTCTGGTCGAGTACGACAACACCCAGAACAACGCGAACCATGTGCACTCCGTCTGGCGCGACCCCGACAACGACTTCGGAGACCTCCTGCTTCGCCACTACCTCGAGGACCATGGCTAGCGGTC
This genomic window contains:
- a CDS encoding DUF3500 domain-containing protein translates to MTQITAHVTARRMARAASELLAALDQRQRAAATFDFAAEEERRRWSYYPREFHGLALRDMSGAQVKLTHNLIEVALSLPAQAKAVSIMALESVLDRIENHARDDRDTGRYFVSFFGDPSGALPWGWRFEGHHVSLHFTLAGDELLGWTPNFLGANPARLTHAGAVVLRPLAEEEDLARELLLSLTGDQRAKAVICDEAPIDFVLTNAARVPPRLLPGEGLQPDFAGNRSAFDRLTPAQKQALAFDLQRSAGLPGSELEDAQRDLLFNLVRVYLDRLPDDAASMALAELEEDVVGSLHFAWAGEVEPRRPHYYRIQGPRFLVEYDNTQNNANHVHSVWRDPDNDFGDLLLRHYLEDHG